A portion of the Salmo trutta chromosome 1, fSalTru1.1, whole genome shotgun sequence genome contains these proteins:
- the LOC115200342 gene encoding zona pellucida sperm-binding protein 4 isoform X2, translating to MAQKPIIGRTSRSGKCSIHRALRVDCGPQDVSNDGCIKLGCCYDDHDSTCYYRMNTCSLDGHFVFSVKATDTDPPINPNNLAVKGQPQCSPVATSADTAVFKIGVRECGTKMMVNGDVVSYEVEVEELHPKITGKHSPFSLQVQCQYEGSALLHTDLWSLNPTNPPPVTALGTVRVQMRIATDESFTFFLPEDQLPLTLYLHKPVYVEVSIAPPSPDPSLSLRVRDCFAYPASRHSVWTLLYDGCPNPLDNVRSSIPVDSQGRTTSHSQVRRFDVKTFSFVDPETGNPSVEEVYFYCWVEICTEEEECKQHCSITSPDGERARRESGSDRVSQLVSFGPVLLGQNRKGIIVI from the exons ATGGCCCAGAAACCCATCATCGGTCGAACCT CACGATCAGGAAAATGCAGCATCCATAGAGCTTTGCGTGTGGACTGTGGGCCCCAGGATGTCTCCAATGATGGCTGTATCAAACTGGGATGCTGCTATGATGATCATGACTCAACTTGCTATTACAGAATGAACA CCTGTTCTCTGGATGGCCATTTTGTGTTCTCTGTGAAGGCGACAGACACTGACCCCCCAATCAACCCGAACAACCTTGCCGTCAAGGGTCAGCCACAGTGCTCTCCTGTAGCTACCTCTGcagatacagctgtctttaaaaTTGGGGTGAGGGAGTGTGGCACAAAGATGATG GTGAATGGGGATGTTGTAAGCTatgaggtggaggtagaggaactGCATCCAAAGATTACAGGCAAACATTCTCCCTTCAG TCTGCAGGTCCAGTGTCAATATGAGGGGTCAGCTCTCCTCCACACTGATCTGTGGTCCTTAAACCCAACTAACCCTCCACCTGTGACTGCACTGGGGACTGTCCGAGTGCAGATGAGAATAGCCACAG ATGAGTCCTTTACCTTTTTCCTCCCTGAGGACCAGCTGCCCCTGACCCTGTATCTGCATAAGCCTGTGTATGTGGAGGTGTCAATCGCTCCACCCTCCCCTGACCCCAGTCTCTCCCTGCGTGTGCGGGACTGCTTCGCCTACCCTGCCTCCAGACACTCCGTATGGACACTACTCTATgatgg CTGTCCTAACCCTCTGGACAACGTGAGGAGTTCTATCCCAGTGGACAGTCAGGGGAGGACAACCTCGCACTCCCAGGTCAGGAGGTTTGATGTCAAGACCTTTTCCTTTGTGGACCCTGAGACGGGCAATCCCAGTGTGGAGGAG gtgtacttttactgctgggtggaaaTCTGCACAGAGGAGGAAGAGTGTAAACAACACTGCTCCATCACCT CACCTGATGGTGAGAGGGCGAGGAGGGAGTCTGGGTCAGATCGAGTCTCCCAGTTAGTCTCATTTGGTCCTGTGTTGTTGGGTCAGAACAGGAAGGGAATCATAGTCATCTGA
- the LOC115200342 gene encoding zona pellucida sperm-binding protein 4 isoform X1, with the protein MLLMICVIFAFFAPYYRCLSTLVQQKTAQTRAQDALPRVTCTARRIRAVFGQAVLHNLRVKDRYGVSVPVPKAKEHCGVRRGEKNGTLSFQSRYDSCYAQVEGDTVVVSLRVQLDAGDQWYRVNISCPLLKKMAQKPIIGRTSRSGKCSIHRALRVDCGPQDVSNDGCIKLGCCYDDHDSTCYYRMNTCSLDGHFVFSVKATDTDPPINPNNLAVKGQPQCSPVATSADTAVFKIGVRECGTKMMVNGDVVSYEVEVEELHPKITGKHSPFSLQVQCQYEGSALLHTDLWSLNPTNPPPVTALGTVRVQMRIATDESFTFFLPEDQLPLTLYLHKPVYVEVSIAPPSPDPSLSLRVRDCFAYPASRHSVWTLLYDGCPNPLDNVRSSIPVDSQGRTTSHSQVRRFDVKTFSFVDPETGNPSVEEVYFYCWVEICTEEEECKQHCSITSPDGERARRESGSDRVSQLVSFGPVLLGQNRKGIIVI; encoded by the exons ATGCTACTGATGATTTGTGTAATTTTTGCATTCTTTGCGCCATATTACCGATGCCTTTCAACTCTCGTGCAGCAGAAAACCGCTCAAACTAGAGCACAAGATGCCCTGCCTCGAGTCACCTGCACCGCCCGACGAATACGCGCAGTTTTCGGTCAAGCGGTTCTTCATAACCTACGCGTAAAAG ACAGGTATGGAGTCAGTGTGCCTGTGCCAAAAGCCAAAGAACATTGTGGAGTGAGAAGGGGAGAAAAGAATGGTACCCTTTCTTTCCAGAGTCGATATGACAGTTGTTACGCACAGGTTGAG GGTGACACAGTGGTTGTGTCTTTGAGAGTCCAGCTGGACGCAGGGGATCAATGGTACAGGGTCAATATTAGCTGCCCCCTACTCAAGAAGATGGCCCAGAAACCCATCATCGGTCGAACCT CACGATCAGGAAAATGCAGCATCCATAGAGCTTTGCGTGTGGACTGTGGGCCCCAGGATGTCTCCAATGATGGCTGTATCAAACTGGGATGCTGCTATGATGATCATGACTCAACTTGCTATTACAGAATGAACA CCTGTTCTCTGGATGGCCATTTTGTGTTCTCTGTGAAGGCGACAGACACTGACCCCCCAATCAACCCGAACAACCTTGCCGTCAAGGGTCAGCCACAGTGCTCTCCTGTAGCTACCTCTGcagatacagctgtctttaaaaTTGGGGTGAGGGAGTGTGGCACAAAGATGATG GTGAATGGGGATGTTGTAAGCTatgaggtggaggtagaggaactGCATCCAAAGATTACAGGCAAACATTCTCCCTTCAG TCTGCAGGTCCAGTGTCAATATGAGGGGTCAGCTCTCCTCCACACTGATCTGTGGTCCTTAAACCCAACTAACCCTCCACCTGTGACTGCACTGGGGACTGTCCGAGTGCAGATGAGAATAGCCACAG ATGAGTCCTTTACCTTTTTCCTCCCTGAGGACCAGCTGCCCCTGACCCTGTATCTGCATAAGCCTGTGTATGTGGAGGTGTCAATCGCTCCACCCTCCCCTGACCCCAGTCTCTCCCTGCGTGTGCGGGACTGCTTCGCCTACCCTGCCTCCAGACACTCCGTATGGACACTACTCTATgatgg CTGTCCTAACCCTCTGGACAACGTGAGGAGTTCTATCCCAGTGGACAGTCAGGGGAGGACAACCTCGCACTCCCAGGTCAGGAGGTTTGATGTCAAGACCTTTTCCTTTGTGGACCCTGAGACGGGCAATCCCAGTGTGGAGGAG gtgtacttttactgctgggtggaaaTCTGCACAGAGGAGGAAGAGTGTAAACAACACTGCTCCATCACCT CACCTGATGGTGAGAGGGCGAGGAGGGAGTCTGGGTCAGATCGAGTCTCCCAGTTAGTCTCATTTGGTCCTGTGTTGTTGGGTCAGAACAGGAAGGGAATCATAGTCATCTGA